A single region of the Biomaibacter acetigenes genome encodes:
- a CDS encoding HD domain-containing phosphohydrolase, translating to MNLTGMGDLLMSMKESWTRLYLHSASVANLTLRICTLLRLDEVEQETVIAGAFLHDVGKMFVRREIIEKPGPLTEEEWTELKEHTRRGASVVAARGGDNSLVEIIRYHHEWWNGKGYEGLRGQMIPWPARVIALADALDAMISPRPYRQPSKMYEALEEVYQGAGSQFDPKLVAALAEEPFWQTATYCDPARLERQIGEEKQWLVQLADSYVTLSYPLVYAQSQWLDRLLVILWQLKENAKGG from the coding sequence GTGAATCTAACGGGTATGGGCGATTTATTAATGTCCATGAAAGAGTCCTGGACCAGGTTATACCTCCACAGCGCTAGCGTTGCCAATCTCACCTTGAGAATATGCACTTTACTACGTCTCGACGAAGTGGAACAGGAAACCGTGATAGCTGGGGCATTCCTCCACGATGTAGGAAAGATGTTTGTCAGGCGTGAAATTATCGAAAAGCCGGGCCCACTTACAGAGGAGGAATGGACTGAATTAAAAGAACACACCAGGCGGGGTGCGTCCGTAGTAGCGGCAAGGGGAGGAGACAATTCCCTGGTGGAAATAATTCGATATCACCACGAATGGTGGAATGGGAAGGGATATGAGGGGCTGAGGGGGCAGATGATACCCTGGCCTGCCCGAGTCATCGCGTTGGCCGATGCATTGGATGCCATGATTTCCCCAAGGCCTTATCGTCAGCCTTCTAAAATGTATGAAGCACTCGAAGAAGTGTACCAGGGTGCCGGTTCCCAGTTCGACCCGAAGTTAGTAGCAGCTTTGGCGGAAGAGCCCTTTTGGCAGACCGCCACCTATTGCGATCCGGCCAGGCTGGAAAGGCAGATAGGCGAGGAAAAGCAATGGCTTGTACAATTGGCGGATTCATATGTCACTTTATCTTATCCATTGGTATACGCCCAGAGCCAATGGCTGGACCGTTTGCTGGTAATATTGTGGCAATTGAAAGAAAATGCAAAAGGGGGGTAA
- a CDS encoding STAS domain-containing protein — protein sequence MLSLSVSLENQATVLRVAGELDLSTVPEFKAFYEKHKPINGLIVFDMTGLEFVDSTGVGSLLTIWKDLNQSQQPFSVCNLNEDVYEVLDVMGVPDFLGEEHFKRSPF from the coding sequence GTGTTGTCTTTATCCGTTAGTTTAGAAAATCAAGCCACAGTTCTGAGGGTAGCCGGGGAACTTGACCTCTCCACCGTACCTGAATTTAAAGCTTTTTACGAAAAACATAAACCTATTAACGGGCTTATTGTTTTCGACATGACTGGTTTAGAATTTGTGGATTCTACCGGTGTGGGAAGTCTCCTGACTATCTGGAAAGATCTGAACCAGAGCCAACAGCCGTTTTCCGTCTGCAACCTTAACGAAGATGTTTACGAAGTATTGGATGTGATGGGCGTACCGGATTTCCTGGGCGAGGAACACTTTAAACGCTCACCATTCTAG
- a CDS encoding DUF5317 domain-containing protein: MIYEFLIPVVTIAFLKKGSLQRLSETEIRKPWMIISGLLLQLVVMFLYHRVSFINQSFAFWVVVSYLMLIYGCWCNRHIPGIKLFIFGTLLNFFVIIANGGRMPVSLDALEWAGLSSYIPAVVEGVTKHQPLTEFTLLPYLADVIPLRPPFVFSSMVVSPGDIAVTLGISWFIYKGMVKTV; encoded by the coding sequence ATGATTTACGAGTTTCTAATCCCGGTGGTCACCATTGCCTTTCTTAAAAAAGGGTCACTGCAGCGCCTGTCGGAAACCGAAATAAGGAAGCCATGGATGATCATATCCGGGTTATTGTTACAGTTGGTAGTGATGTTTCTTTACCATCGCGTTTCGTTTATAAACCAGAGTTTTGCCTTTTGGGTAGTTGTTTCCTACTTAATGCTAATCTATGGTTGCTGGTGCAATCGCCACATCCCGGGCATTAAACTGTTTATTTTCGGCACCTTACTTAACTTCTTTGTGATAATTGCCAATGGCGGCAGGATGCCCGTATCACTGGATGCGCTGGAGTGGGCGGGTTTGTCCTCATACATACCTGCGGTAGTGGAAGGGGTGACAAAACACCAACCGCTGACGGAATTCACCCTTCTACCGTATTTAGCTGACGTCATTCCCTTGCGTCCTCCTTTTGTTTTCAGCAGCATGGTTGTAAGCCCCGGCGACATTGCGGTGACGCTGGGCATCTCATGGTTTATTTACAAGGGAATGGTTAAAACAGTATAG
- a CDS encoding HD domain-containing phosphohydrolase codes for MPRYLKTYIYLVTIIGMAILLLVLSGLKIEFLPFVLAIGLIAGLLEKYDVELPNGSIVSGSTTFTFVVMAVYGIPEAVVSEIIISLVSIPLIKSERIKFLYNTSQYIICTVAAGYGYLWLGSIPGTFTWYDVPRLLFAIALYNILNITLISVIISKLNERKYFATWIEMVQDGVLIYLVNSFLSVRLALSYELHDQLQFWIETLFVFAVFLALRYAFALFINLRKTYLRSMESLTQLTENKLSISGGHATRVGRIARKIAEKMKLSQDEIDSIHYAALLHDLGKTYLEEKIFQKRGPLTLEEEREYRKHAEIGADMVKEIAGLAKSSEYIRYHHECWDGTGFPAGISGEHIPLGARIIAAADQYDHIFYKKKSQTDFAALAGTKLDPQVVEIVLGIADLQEEPGKMAMPATIEEKLIENLVISEARKRVYQSQLLDKFGASLIVRYDGEFRNEAGDSIDIPCREQVITLVEKARRQQSGVREILEEAQSGKIYDVYCVPSGDQVSVIFFDVTDILEYEKKQEERVRNLYREVIYSVTQGKLLLVEQKEIELLKTGVYISSHPILTKTDVASCRRQVQEVLESRPLPSKVRYNILLGTSEAVTNVLKHATEGQMSLYMVGDHLRIFVSDNGSGIDLSELPKTTLMAGYSTKHSAGWGFYLLLKVMDRIILSTSSQGTTIMLEINLVDAPEKVATNNITIFKEENVRHA; via the coding sequence ATGCCTCGATACTTAAAAACCTACATATACCTGGTCACAATTATCGGCATGGCTATTCTCTTGCTGGTGTTATCCGGCCTAAAAATAGAATTTTTGCCTTTTGTTTTGGCAATCGGCCTGATTGCTGGATTGCTGGAAAAATATGATGTTGAATTACCAAACGGATCTATTGTTTCAGGCTCCACTACCTTCACTTTCGTTGTAATGGCCGTCTACGGCATTCCAGAAGCGGTAGTAAGTGAGATTATCATTTCTTTGGTCAGTATTCCATTGATTAAAAGCGAGAGAATTAAATTTTTATATAATACAAGCCAGTATATTATTTGTACTGTTGCCGCAGGATACGGGTATTTGTGGTTAGGGAGCATACCGGGGACTTTTACGTGGTATGATGTTCCCCGTTTACTGTTTGCCATTGCTCTCTACAATATTTTGAACATCACTTTAATATCCGTCATCATCTCTAAACTGAATGAAAGAAAATACTTCGCCACTTGGATTGAAATGGTCCAAGACGGCGTCTTAATATATTTGGTTAATTCTTTTTTAAGCGTGCGTCTGGCTCTTTCCTATGAGTTGCATGATCAACTGCAGTTCTGGATTGAAACACTATTTGTTTTTGCAGTTTTCCTAGCCCTGCGCTATGCTTTTGCCTTATTCATCAACTTGCGGAAAACCTACTTAAGGTCGATGGAATCACTCACTCAATTAACTGAAAACAAACTGTCTATCAGTGGAGGACATGCCACCAGGGTTGGCAGGATAGCCCGCAAGATTGCGGAAAAGATGAAACTATCCCAGGATGAAATTGATTCAATTCATTATGCGGCCCTATTGCACGACTTGGGCAAGACCTACCTGGAGGAAAAAATCTTTCAAAAGCGAGGGCCGCTTACCCTCGAAGAAGAAAGGGAATATCGCAAACACGCGGAAATTGGCGCAGATATGGTAAAGGAGATAGCCGGGTTAGCCAAGTCCTCAGAGTATATTCGCTACCACCATGAATGCTGGGACGGCACAGGGTTTCCTGCTGGTATATCGGGAGAGCATATACCGCTGGGAGCTAGGATTATTGCTGCTGCTGATCAGTACGACCACATTTTTTACAAGAAGAAGTCCCAAACTGATTTCGCAGCACTGGCGGGAACCAAACTGGACCCCCAGGTGGTGGAAATTGTATTAGGGATTGCTGATTTGCAGGAGGAGCCCGGAAAAATGGCCATGCCAGCCACCATTGAAGAGAAACTGATCGAAAACCTTGTGATCAGCGAAGCGCGGAAAAGGGTTTACCAGTCACAACTGTTGGATAAATTTGGTGCGTCTCTAATCGTACGTTATGATGGTGAGTTTAGAAATGAGGCAGGAGATTCCATCGATATTCCATGCCGGGAGCAAGTAATTACTTTGGTAGAAAAAGCACGCAGACAACAGAGCGGAGTGCGAGAAATACTCGAAGAAGCGCAATCTGGTAAGATATATGATGTCTACTGTGTGCCTTCTGGCGATCAGGTTAGTGTTATCTTCTTTGATGTGACTGACATACTCGAATATGAGAAAAAACAAGAAGAACGAGTTCGAAACCTTTATCGTGAAGTGATCTATTCGGTAACACAGGGAAAACTCTTGCTGGTGGAACAAAAGGAAATTGAACTGTTGAAAACAGGGGTATACATATCCAGTCACCCAATCCTTACGAAAACGGATGTCGCCAGCTGCCGCCGGCAGGTGCAGGAGGTACTGGAGTCTCGTCCTCTACCGTCTAAGGTTAGATATAACATATTGCTTGGTACTTCCGAAGCGGTTACCAATGTATTGAAACATGCGACAGAGGGACAAATGAGCCTTTATATGGTCGGTGATCATCTCCGAATTTTCGTGTCGGACAACGGAAGCGGCATAGACTTATCCGAACTTCCCAAGACAACTCTGATGGCCGGATACTCGACCAAGCACTCTGCGGGATGGGGGTTCTATTTACTTCTAAAGGTGATGGATCGCATTATCCTAAGTACCAGTTCCCAAGGCACAACCATCATGTTAGAGATCAACTTAGTTGATGCACCTGAAAAGGTAGCTACTAACAATATTACGATTTTTAAAGAGGAGAATGTACGTCATGCTTAA
- a CDS encoding STAS domain-containing protein produces MLNVKSRLEGKTVRLSLEGVLDISTVDTFNGQTEQLSGISELVLDMAGLEFIDSTGVGAILQVVRLSQERGFTVSLENANENISELLNTVGLFQIIEVLRKGAN; encoded by the coding sequence ATGCTTAACGTAAAATCCCGTTTGGAAGGAAAGACTGTAAGGCTCAGTTTAGAAGGCGTATTGGACATCTCCACCGTGGATACTTTTAACGGTCAGACGGAACAACTTTCCGGTATCTCTGAATTGGTCCTTGACATGGCCGGACTTGAATTCATCGATTCAACCGGGGTTGGTGCTATTCTTCAAGTCGTTCGCCTGTCACAGGAACGTGGTTTTACTGTCAGCCTCGAAAATGCCAATGAGAATATATCTGAACTTCTTAACACAGTGGGATTGTTTCAAATCATTGAGGTCTTGCGGAAAGGGGCTAATTAA